The genomic DNA ATGCTCATCACAGCGCGTGCAAGGGTTGAAGGTTTGGGTCATAAtggcaggggggggggggggcctgATGCAGTCATCGAGACATAAGTGTGCGTTAAAGATGGTCGTTGGTGCATTTTGGCACACAGTCAATTTATTGGAGTTAAATGTTTgcaaatcgtttttttttttatcttgtgcAAATATTAGTTTCAGCTTCGATGTGTATGATTACTTAAAGTTTCCTTTCTATGTAAAGCTTCGCCCTTGCTTTTGATATGCGATtaatcgttttattatttgttttttagtACGTGTCAGAATTTataatttcttcttttcacttgaaagatttttacttttatgaatttatttatttattttaattaaaaaaatattacttcaGCTTTGACGTACCATAGCAGATATAACGTTAACTCCCGATAAGACGAACCAATTCTCTTCTTCAATAAAAACTTCAAAACATATCACCATATAACGCTATTGCACTATTGTTTGCTTCCTCCATATTAGCCGTTTTGCTTGCCATCGCGAaacattaattaattgaatctttcTCAATCAACGTTTGCCTGTAACACGGCCATGCTTCGAACACTGCAGTCTGTGTTGTCTGTGCTATTCGTGGGAAATAGGGGAGAATTTATGAGCGAAATGTTGCCAGTGTCCACGTATGCACTAACCCCCCGCAGAGGTTCAACTGATTGTTTGAATCGGATTAGCATCGTGCATCGTGTGGTCCGCATATCGGGCTGCGCAGTTAGCAGTTAACTCTTGCTAACCCTGCAAACCCActgtttctttcttcttttgcctACCCGTTGTATACGTTGAGTGAGGCCAGTAAACAAGCTCTGAAGGTCACTGTGACCCGAATCCAAAATAATAATTTCTCCGGATGCAAATTGCTTCCCCCCCGCTGCTGACGGTGGTGGTTCATCCCGGGGGATGAAGACCGATTTCAGATTGCGGATGCACCGCTGGCCAACGCGTACTGATCAGTTCTGCTTGTTCCTTTCCCCTATCAACAGCGAAAGCGAACTACACGGCGCAGGAAAAGCCGCATCACATCGACCTGGACGTTGGTGACACGGTGGTGATCGAGCAGGAGTCCTACCATTGGTACTACGGGCAGAACAGCAGCACGGGTGCGTTGGGCATCTTTCCGAAGGTGTACGTGCATCCGGTTGATAGCAAAACGTCGCGCGATGGTGATCTCGTGATACGGCGTAGCGAAATCGTCGAGGAGATCACGACAGTGTTGAGGGAATGGCAGTATCTCTACCGCCGGCTCTACCTATCGACGCATCCGTCCTTCAAGCTGGTGCAGAGTAAGATGCTCGAGCTGATAAGGTTACGGTCGCAGCTACTCTCCGGCAACCTGCCAGTCGACGAGATGAAGAACATCAAGCTTAAGGCGACCAGCGAAATCGACACGGGCAATAAGATCCTGAACTTGGACATGGTGGTGCGGGACGATGGTGGTAATATCGTTGATATCGATCGCACCTCCACCACCCAGCTGTACGAGCATCACCTGAACGCGGTCGATCGGATCAAGCGGGCCAACACGTCGAACAGCAAGAACCGCAATCTGGATATTATAAATCGTCACTCGCACAACCTGCTACTGTCGGTGCACAATTTCGTGTGTAGATTAAGTGAGGATACGGAAATTATGTTCACACTGTACGATGGTGATGAGATGCGGGCCATCACGGAAAACTATGTGGTCAAGTGGAGCCGCCAGGGTATGGCCGCGGATCTGGATCAGTTCAACAACATTAAGGTGCTGTTTACGGATCTTTCGGGCAACGATTTGAGCCGGAACAAAATATACCTAGTGGCGTACGTCGTGCGGATCGGTGCGATGGACGGGAAGGATACGGATCTGCGCCGTAGCAGTATGGCCAACTCCACGGGCAGTGGAAGCTACAAAACGCACCGAAATCATTTAAACTCTCAGCTAAGCACTCCATCCTCACCTGGACCGGGTGGTGGAAGTGCTGGTGGTGGGCAGTCCAGCTCGGGAACACCATCGATCGGATCCAGCGTTTCATCGAATGCGGGCAATGAGTTCCATATGCGTCGTCCGTTCGGTGTAGCAACGTTAGATTTACAGCCGATAATTAAACGGTCGGAAGATTTCAAGAGCGATACGCAGCTCAAAATGCCGTTCATTGCTTGCGAAAAGGAACCGCTAGAAACGACCCTGCGCAAGCTGATAACCAACAAAGATCTTGGCGAAAAGAGTGATGCGGCCATCTGGATCAGTGTGGACATACTGTTCGGTGACATCAAGCAGGTGCGGGACGAGTATCCCCATCTCGTCCTGGGCAATGTGGCGTTCGCCCGCAAGATGGGCTTCCCTGAAGTGATCTTTCCGGGTGACGTGCGGAACGATCTCTACCTCACGCTGGTGTCGGGGGAGTTTTCCAAGGGCTCGAAAAGCAGCGACAAAAACATCGAGGTGACGGCGTACGTGTGCAACAAGAACGGGGTAGCGATCCCGGGCGTCATCAGCTACGGTGGTGGCGGAAATGCACTGAACGAGTACAAATCCGTCATCTACTACCACGAGGATCGGCCAAAGTGGGGCGAAACGTTCAAGATCGACGTGCCGATCGAGGAGTTTAAGCAGTGCCATTTGCGGTTCACCTTCAAGCACCGCAGCTCGAACGAGGCGAAGGATCGTTCGGAGAAACCGTTCGGGCTGTCGTACGTACGGTTGATGAACGATGACGGCACCACGCTACAGCACAAGCGCCACACGCTGCTGGTGTACAAGATAGATCACAAAAAGTATGACGACGAGACGCAGTTTAACTACTTACATTTGCCATCGCTCACGGACGAACTGCCCAACGGCAGCTCCAAACCGTCCATTAGCGGATTCAGTCTCGCATCCAAGGACAGTTTCATCATCGAAACGAACCTGTGCAGCACGAAGCTGACACAGAACGTTGACATTCTTGGGCTGCTGAATTGGTCGTCTAGGAAGGAAAAGATGGAAGAATCGCTGAACGCGCTAATGAACGTACGGTGCGAGGAGGTGGTCAAGTTCCTGCAAGATATTCTGGACGCTCTCTTCAACATACTGGTGTCGAACGATGACCCGGCGAAGTACGATAATTTGGTGTTCAAGTGTCTGCTTCGATTGATCGAGATCGTGTACGATCTGAAGTACCAACACTTCCAATCGGTGCTCGATCTGTACATAAACGAAAGCTTCTCCGCGACATTGGCTTACGAGTAAGTGTGATCATTGCTATTCCCTTTGCTACGCTAAACCTAATCGAACTTTCTGCTACCTCTACTCCAGAAAACTAATCAACGTTGTGCAAACGCACATCCGGAATGCCATCAACAACATTTCAAAGGATCGTGCCATGGCAAACATCTACACGGTGAACGAAAATGACGAGGCGCTCTACCGCACCACAAAGTACCTGCAGTACATCATGAAGTTCATCATCCGCTCGCGGTTACTGTTTGCCGACTTGAACCAGGACAAGGACCGGGACCTGTTCGTAGCCGGGCTCGAGGAGCTGCTCGAATCGTTCTCCGAGCTGATCAAGTACCAGAACGATCTGCTAAAATCGCAGGGAGCTCTGCTGAAGTATCTCCACATCATTGCATCGGACCTGATGCAGGTGTACGATCCGGTCAAGCTGAGCCAGAAAATCGTGGACATCATCACGAACGTACCGACCGGCCGGCTAAACCAATCGAAGATGACCTGCATCAAGGATGTGGTCGACTCGAAGCTGTTCAAGCTACCCAAATGCCGTGCAATTCTGCTGCCCGTATTCTGTCGGCAGATTAAGGATAAGCTCGAGAGCAAGGAAGAGGTACGTGTAGTAGCTTTCTAATCGCCTGCCTAACTTCTTCTATCGGAGTTAACGCACTGtgctcgtttttgttttttgtttgttcttgtttgtGTGATATGTTTTCATCTATGCATGCAATACGTATGACCTTTGTATGTACGTCTGCTTCCGTGTGCCTGCTGTCCATCCTGTTTTCGTCACCTATCTTACtttctctgtgtgtttgtgtgccattttgtgtgttgcCTGACGTTTGTTTTACTTGCCTACTGCCTGCACTTATCTCACCTGTAAACGGTAGTTACGAAAGCACCCTCCACCAGGAACGTACACACCCGGTGGACAACAGCGTAACAGAGCTATATGCACCGTCTCTGCTTGTGCGGTGCTGAACATCATCCACTCTGACACTTCGTTTATCATGTCTATGCGTTTCTGTTTGCGATCAAACGAAGCATGAGCCCTTTTTCCATCACCAATCACCATCTTCACGTGTCCTTTCTaagcattgtgtgtgtgtgtgttgttgtatCTGTATCTGTCATTTCGCACGAAGTACTTTCACCTCAACTCTTCCTGCACCAATTGACGCACGTGCGCGAGGATGAGTTGCAGACACCTCACATCTCACAGTACACCACCCATCACGGTGAGCAGTGAACGAAACCAGCAGAAAAATGCCTGAAGCTCATCAATCATCACCGTCCCGCCGCTGTCGAATATAGTTTTGTACGTATCACCAGAACTATTCCTTATCTATCGCTCCTATTTCCATTATCCTCCCACCATCCATCATGATTTCCCTCAAATAGACTCACTTTCCTTAACTTAGTTTATCATTATCACGATGCCATTGTGGTCTCATACATGTATAGCTAATCGGAACTCTTTCCAATTTCCATCACGTAACGTTGCAATCATTTCAATGTCAAAAAACGTCATCAATTTCGTCCAAAGTATACCTcacaaaacattttatttcttttgtaaaatataaatttatacATTTCTGTATTAACATCAGCCTAGCTAATAACCTCATCGCTCGTACTAGAGCTCCATTCATTCTGTCCATTGGTGCATTGGTGCATCCATTCCACACCCttcatacacatacacacctgtTAAACGCCGTTTCGGGAATGAATGTTTAGTTCGGTATCTAGGGTACTTACACTACTATTGTAGCGATACGTGTTTTGATGCTCAATACTACCGATGAGAGTTTAACAAAgttgtattttctttttcttttttccttcccccccccccccctcgtcACCCTTACTGGCATTCCCCATAACTCATCCCGATCCTTATCCTTGTCGTTGTCGGGGACACACAACACTTCACCCCCACAATCAAAACTGTGTACCACCCAAAAACCTTCAATAACCATCGAAATGTCGAATAAAACTACACTTACACCCAAATCAATTCATCATCCATCATCCTGGTGGTTGGAAACtgaaacaaaccaaaccaaacaaacacttACACTTCCTATGCATATAATGTGACGGATCTGCCAAATCAAATGAATgggaattttctttttttgtttttgaatccTTTTTTACTTCGTTTTAATTAATCTACATTGTTactttttttgctatttttaaatattttaaattattttccttttttgtgtggaaTATCTCTATACTACTGTGAATCATTTGGTactttttaaactattttttcggaaaaaaaattaaaacttgTCTGTCCGCATACATAATTATCCTTCACAAAAACGACatggcaaaaaaacacaacacaataccacaaaaaccacccaaaaaccacccaaaaaccaaaacccttTCGGTACCACCCTGTTGTGTCCTGGCACGACCGCATAAATTGGAtcctttccctctctctctcacacacactgtacCACGGGTTTTGTGATGATGGCAATGATGAATGGTGATTTATGgtaaaatgatgatgatgatggttgatgTGGTTCTATTTAcgtgtgtgatggtggtgcaatgatgatggtgatgatgatgatgatggtgcgctTTTATCACGCAACGGCACAGGGTGACTTTATGTTCGACATACGGCAGCAGGAGAAAAATCTTAACAAAGCAGCTAGAGTGCTTGGGGAAAGCAAATCCCAGCTTCACACGCGCGAAACCACCGCTAAGACGAAGGTATTATTTACTCTACTATCTGCCAAACTTTGTGCTCTCtctctgatgatgatgatgatgctgatgatttaaaaattttatcgaTATAGTGCTTAAACTGTTTACTTAATACAACATTTTTATACGATccttatttaaattttgtaagTGTATGCGCGAGTGCTGTAACGGACAGTAGCGTATTGTACTCAGTACTTAAAAATCTGGTTATTCTTTTAGCATATGGTTTCCTGTGTGCAATATACTACCACCGCAATAAGCTCAACACTTTTTTGTAACGCTTGACACGTTTGAGTGTGaaatgttttccgttttcgtttttccttttgcagaGTGTGATTCTAttgtttcgatttcgattgaAGTTTTGTGAGGGAACTCATCAaacagtttttattttcaattcgCTAACCTTCCTTCATTGTCTTTCATCTTTTCcatcgtgcgtgtgtttttttgttaaatgaaCCTTATCACTAGGTGGCCGAATGTGTGAATATCATGAACAACATGCTGGAGCTGCTATTCCAGAGCGAGGAAGACATTGGCCCGGTGGAGAATGATATCCGGGACATTATGTTGATCCTGCTGCGTACGGTGATCCAGAGCTCGATCGCTATGGACCGTAGCAATCCGCTCGTGGGCAATCTGGTGGCCATCATGCTCGGGATCTTCCGCAGCATGACCGAATCGCACTACCAGTGCTATGTGCGCAGTTTCCTCACGAGCTACGACCTGCTGGACTTCCTCACCGAGATACTGCTCGTGTTCCAGGAGCTGGTCTCGAAGCCGGTCTTCCCGATGGACTGGCTGGACATGATCATGCACCAGAACATGGTGATCCTTGGCAGCTTGCGACACTTTGCCGCCATCATAATGGACCAGTTTTTCAGCCCGTTCGAGAAGCAGGTCTGGTCGAACTACTTCCAATGCTCGATCACGTTCCTTACGCAGCCGGCCCTGCAGCTGAATCTGTTCAGCAAAACGAAGCAATCGGTCATCCGCAGCAACTATCGTGACATCCGGCGGGAAACGGTATTCGAGATACGGAAGATGTGGTTCAACCTGGGCGAGCACAAGATCATGTTCGTGCCGCGCCTTGTCGGGCCGATCCTGGAGATGAGCATGATACCGGAGGAAGATCTGCGCCGGGCAACGATACCGATCTTTTTCGACATGATGCAGTGCGAGTATTACAGCTCGAAGTATGCGATGGAGAGCTACGGCGATACGAAGCGCAACACGGCCCATATAAAGGGGAATTTCAATGACTTTGAGAAGGAGATCATCGAAAAGCTCGATCACTACATCGAGGGTGGGTACGGCGATACGGAGTACAAGGATCTTTTTTACGAGATCATGCACGAATCGTGCAGCAATCATAGTACGCTGCAAACGTACGGTGTGCAGTGCGTGCAGATACTGACCCGGCTAATGGAGAAGTTGCTCGAGTACCGGTGTTTGATACACGACGAAAGTAAGGAGAACCGGATGGCGTGCACGGTGAGCCTGTTGCAGTTCTACTCGGACGTAAACCGGAAGGAGATGTACATCCGGTACGTGGACAAGCTGTATGAGCTGCACATGGAGTTTGACAACTTCACGGAGGCGGCCTACACGCTGAAGCTGCACAGCAATGAGCTGAACTGGGACGAAACACCGTTGTCGCTGTTGCTGAAATCGAAACGCCACTATTCCTGCCCAACGCACCGAACGCTCAAGGAGCAGCTGTACCGCAGCATGATCGATCTGTTCGACAAGGGCAAAATGTGGGAGTGTGCGCTCGATCTGTGCAAGGAGTTGGCGCAACAGTACGAGAACGAGGTGTACGATTATCTCAGTCTAAGTGAACTGTGCAAAAAAATGTCACACTTTTACGAAAGCATACTACGAACGACACGGTACGAGTCGATCTACTACCGCGTCACGTTCTACGGAACCGGATTCCCGGAGTTTCTGCGCAACAAAGAGTTTGTGTATCGGGGCAACGAGTACGAGGATGCAGGATCGTTCAATATGCGCATACTGAGCCAACATCCGCGGGCTGAGCTGCTGACCACGCTTACACCCGGTCCGGAAATACTGGAGTGCGACGGGCAGTTCATACAGATCGTGAAGGTCGATCCGGTAAGCCGGGATATACGGTTCGGtggcaaaaacacacaaacgatcGCTGCCAACATAGTGAAGTTTTACAAATCGAACAACGTGAGCGAGTTCCAGTTTTCTCGTCCGATACGAGACAGTGGAGCAAGCGGAGATGATATCGCCGGTACCTCGTACGAGCGTACCATCATGCGGACGACGGATCCATTGCCGGGGATACTAAGATGGTTCCCGGTGAAATCGTCTGAAACCATCATGGTGAGTTTGGGGGAAAAGTTTGCCTCACCACATCAAACGCTAGGTACTCATAGaatctgtctctctctcgtccTCTACAGATATCCCCAATTGAGATGGCTATCGAAACGGTGGATGCAAAGAACCGTGCCATCCGGGAGCTGGTGCTGGAGCATCAGAACGATCCGCGGATACCGGTCCACTCGCTGAGCGCCGTCATCAAGGGTGTAGTAGATGCCGCAATCAACGGTGGACTTCCAATCTACGAGGAAGCATTCCTAACGCCAGGCTACCTAGAGCGACACCCCGGTGACGATCATCTGGTAGCGCGGCTTAAAGACCTTATCGCGTCCCAGATCCCACTGCTCGAGGtagcgctgctgctgcacaagaTGAAAACACCCGCCATTTTGCTCCCGTTCCACGATCAGCTGGAGAAGTGCTTCGCCACGATTCAGGCGAACGTGGAGGCAAAGTACGGTAAGCGGGTGACCGATATTAAGATCGACCGAGATGCGGAGGTGACGCTGCGTCGGCACATTTCCGCCACCCAGCCGCAAATCAGCATGGATTCAAGTCGCCTGTCGGAAACGAGCATAGGATCGTCCGAGTAAGTATCGCGTAGTGTGCCATGATCCAGGTGCCCGAAATCATTTCAAATCGAACGTATCCCATTCTTTCCTTGCAGTAGCGGAATCTCGAAGAACCAAAACAGTCGTCCAACGACGACCAGTTCCGGCGGGTTCAAAAACACTATCGCCAACTTGGCCAACTTCAATACGGTCAACTTAGCAAGGTAAGAAACGGACCGCGCTCGGGGACAACGGTTCAACGCACGATAGCTTGCTCCCCAAATGCTCCTCAATATCCGTGCAAAATTATTATCCAAACGAGGGACGGCCCGAATTGACCCAAACGAGCAGGTTAGAGATGTAAGAGTGTAAAGAAGCAAGGAAAGTACCTTAACCATCATCTCCACCATCAGAGTATGTGCTAGTGTCCTGCGTCGTTCCGGTTGGGGTCAATTCGCTGAATGCTGTCGTGTCGTGgtgtttttaaacaaaatgtgTATCTTCattgaagtgtttttttgtttcttcccttttttttatccCCGACAACCACACAACCACCCAAACTATCCTTCGCCGACGTTTACCGCTCGATTGACGATTATCGCATGCACTGCATAAACAACCCAAAATTATGTAAATCCTCACTCATGTCGATCAGTGACTTCTTCGAGTTCGATCGCATAAGTTTGTCCAGTTTTACGGCAAATGGGTCCGgcggaaaattaatttctaaCCTGTCTACCAAGATTGGCACCAAACTGCGACAGTTCGTATAAAAAATTTGCCTACATTTCCTTTACATTTTGGCTTGTGTTTCCATTGtgtggcaaaacaaaagcagccTACCGGATTCATGTAtcttacacgcacacacacactaacagaAACCATAGAAAAGTGGCTGGTTCCTTTAGAGCAGGTTTGCCATATTGTTTGTTTCTATGTCAGATTGATGCGAAATCTGAACAGAACCCTGAGGCTAGTATGTAGACGTCCAAGGAAAATTCCCGGAGAAAGGAGCTGTGATGGAAGGATTTTGCTATGCATTGCCCACCTCAAGTTCTGTCCGATGTAGAAAGTTGCCAATAGCTTATCTaattccatttccattccatttccaaTTCCATTCGGTGAGAAATTAcagattaattaaaaaatcagatcaaacatatatttttaattgacTTCAAGCAAGCAAAAGTCGTCAAGAGTTCCTATACTCGTACTGAATATAGAATTCTGGCTGGGTATCTCTGGCTAAGCGATGAAAAGTCTCCAATCGTTCTCAGGTATCTCCAAATATCCGATACAGtcgttgaaaaatattttgagttcaaagtatttttttgattaatttacCTTGAAGACAAAAGATAACCGAGTTAGGATTTCTGATTACTTCAGCACAACTCTTAGGCATTACAcgacctcgagaggtttcggccagccatttctggcattctttgatttaattttacccgtagtaaagtaagtAAGCCCAACGTACAGGGGAGGTGgtggtctgaatgggatttgaacccaggtcctgccgtTGGAAAGACtggtgccgttatcgccttggccaccggactTCCCTTGAAGACCTCTAACAGACCTCTTTTTGTCAAATACATAGAACTTTTTAGACGTAAAGGAAAACCTTTAAAACAAGTAGAATTGTAAAAAGCCGAAGCTCAGTTTTTAGTGTTTGACAATCTGGTATAGAATACTTTAAAACAATATGGCACTTCTGCGCTAAAGCAATCGAACACTCACACAGGACATTCTAGGACAGTGCAATTGTACACTTGAAACACCCATTGAAGCATAATGCCATtattgtgtacgtgtgtgtgtgtgtggtttgtcgCTTTCGAATACATTTATGATCGACTTACGTTTtcttgtgtttctttttaccCATCACATTTGGATGCAACAATTTTGAAAGATCGCTGCTAGTACTTTCTGGTGATCTCTAGTAGCTCGCAAAATATGCGCTTGCTCTCTCGAGAGCACACGCGGCACTCGGTGGTGTAGTTTTAGGTAGGAAGGATCTTTGAAGAAATTAGCAATGAACGGTACACACactgcaagagagagagagagggcgaggGAAAGAGACTTGATCAATAATAGTGGATCATCATGCGGCACTATGGGGCAAACATAACCGCATCTCGGCAGAATCTCTCGCAGGCTGACGGTGTGGTGAAAATTGGTTCGCTGTGAGTTCGTGTGCCGactgtgttcgtgtgtgtttgtgtgcacttCGTTCTAGTGTTCCTGTTACTATGTCTTTCCTCGGTTGTGTGATGCTCCTTGCAGTCACCCACTGTGCTACATTCCTTTGTGCGAGAAGGACTACAGTGTACTGACGTACTTCGTACAAGCACACCCCCTCCCGAGACGTCGTGGGTGCCCTAATCTGGTTTTGTTTCTCAACCTTTCACCACGCTCTATACGCTAACTTCGCTGCCGTCAACAAACTCCGGACGATTTGTACAACGGCAGCCATATAGTGCCTGGCTTTTCTAGCAACGCTAAGATATGCACCGAATACCACTGTCCCTGCCATAACTATACGAGGCCTTGTTttctagaagaaaaaaaaacaaaacttgagGACAAATagatgaaaatggttttctACGAAGTTATACAAAATTATACAGGGTTTTTTACGaattaaacttattttaaaaCTAGTTCAAAGATACATATTTTTCCTTCTAAGTTATATGTAACATTATGGAAAAATCATGGCTAAGGAGTAGAATGGACCCACAAGTTGTATGGGGCGTATTCAATAGACATTTTATCGGATTTTACTAACTTTTTCAATGGTTTTAATAAgttcaataatatttttactcATTACTGACGCATATTTGTATCGGTTTAAATAGtaaaaaatgaattaattttgTATTTAAGTATATTTCACCTCAAACGTTTATAAACTTGCTACAACGGTACAAAAGCAAgataaaaaagtaaatttaAACATTATTAACAATAATTTATATACATGActttttctcaaaaaaaagttcattATTGATCATTTCTGCTAAAAATTTGtagaaaaattataaataataattataaattcaTTTTACCACGTCAAATTTAAATGCTTTTTATATGTTATGTACACAACTAACTGTGAGTTTAAATTAAACCGATTTGTCCTATCCCGTCATGTTCTTATTCCACTGTGCACCTCCACGAAACCTTGCGTGCGATTGTGTTCCATGCAACTTGTGGGCTTTGATTCTACTCCTTAGCCAAAATTGTTACTCcttaaaaatgattttctttccaACTTACTACaatagcatttttattcatttgttcaaatttttgttttatgtaaaaaataCCACGGATTCGTATAGTTGTGTTGTAGTGGGGACTGCAACGTCACGCaagctttcttttcttttttgctttcccagGTATCATATAAGCGGGCAAACTGCAATAcaatatataatatatattcTTTTcccggtgtttttttcttcctttcctatTTTGGCCGCTTTGCATCGATCGTCAATGGGCATGAAACTACCCAGGCTCGATCTATCATCGCACATACTGCACTCGAACGGGAAAATCATGTCGCAGCAtatcttttcctttcttcagCATTAAATCGCAGCAtcatttttccgtttttcttttcgttctgttctgttcaACCTTGTCCTATCGGCGTGCAAATTTCGTGTTCTGTTTGGTGCATTTGTTTCTCTTCACTATGCTTTCTTAGTTTCATCTTTTTGGGGTTTTACTTCTCTGTTATCAGCTGTTGTGAATCCTATGTTTGTGTATAGAAGCGTGCCAtctagagtttttttttctcgttttttttttgattatttttttgttttataattatattgtttttccttcattt from Anopheles stephensi strain Indian chromosome 2, UCI_ANSTEP_V1.0, whole genome shotgun sequence includes the following:
- the LOC118502821 gene encoding dedicator of cytokinesis protein 2 isoform X4, with the protein product MTVWSRVPAHFLAIAKANYTAQEKPHHIDLDVGDTVVIEQESYHWYYGQNSSTGALGIFPKVYVHPVDSKTSRDGDLVIRRSEIVEEITTVLREWQYLYRRLYLSTHPSFKLVQSKMLELIRLRSQLLSGNLPVDEMKNIKLKATSEIDTGNKILNLDMVVRDDGGNIVDIDRTSTTQLYEHHLNAVDRIKRANTSNSKNRNLDIINRHSHNLLLSVHNFVCRLSEDTEIMFTLYDGDEMRAITENYVVKWSRQGMAADLDQFNNIKVLFTDLSGNDLSRNKIYLVAYVVRIGAMDGKDTDLRRSSMANSTGSGSYKTHRNHLNSQLSTPSSPGPGGGSAGGGQSSSGTPSIGSSVSSNAGNEFHMRRPFGVATLDLQPIIKRSEDFKSDTQLKMPFIACEKEPLETTLRKLITNKDLGEKSDAAIWISVDILFGDIKQVRDEYPHLVLGNVAFARKMGFPEVIFPGDVRNDLYLTLVSGEFSKGSKSSDKNIEVTAYVCNKNGVAIPGVISYGGGGNALNEYKSVIYYHEDRPKWGETFKIDVPIEEFKQCHLRFTFKHRSSNEAKDRSEKPFGLSYVRLMNDDGTTLQHKRHTLLVYKIDHKKYDDETQFNYLHLPSLTDELPNGSSKPSISGFSLASKDSFIIETNLCSTKLTQNVDILGLLNWSSRKEKMEESLNALMNVRCEEVVKFLQDILDALFNILVSNDDPAKYDNLVFKCLLRLIEIVYDLKYQHFQSVLDLYINESFSATLAYEKLINVVQTHIRNAINNISKDRAMANIYTVNENDEALYRTTKYLQYIMKFIIRSRLLFADLNQDKDRDLFVAGLEELLESFSELIKYQNDLLKSQGALLKYLHIIASDLMQVYDPVKLSQKIVDIITNVPTGRLNQSKMTCIKDVVDSKLFKLPKCRAILLPVFCRQIKDKLESKEEGDFMFDIRQQEKNLNKAARVLGESKSQLHTRETTAKTKVAECVNIMNNMLELLFQSEEDIGPVENDIRDIMLILLRTVIQSSIAMDRSNPLVGNLVAIMLGIFRSMTESHYQCYVRSFLTSYDLLDFLTEILLVFQELVSKPVFPMDWLDMIMHQNMVILGSLRHFAAIIMDQFFSPFEKQVWSNYFQCSITFLTQPALQLNLFSKTKQSVIRSNYRDIRRETVFEIRKMWFNLGEHKIMFVPRLVGPILEMSMIPEEDLRRATIPIFFDMMQCEYYSSKYAMESYGDTKRNTAHIKGNFNDFEKEIIEKLDHYIEGGYGDTEYKDLFYEIMHESCSNHSTLQTYGVQCVQILTRLMEKLLEYRCLIHDESKENRMACTVSLLQFYSDVNRKEMYIRYVDKLYELHMEFDNFTEAAYTLKLHSNELNWDETPLSLLLKSKRHYSCPTHRTLKEQLYRSMIDLFDKGKMWECALDLCKELAQQYENEVYDYLSLSELCKKMSHFYESILRTTRYESIYYRVTFYGTGFPEFLRNKEFVYRGNEYEDAGSFNMRILSQHPRAELLTTLTPGPEILECDGQFIQIVKVDPVSRDIRFGGKNTQTIAANIVKFYKSNNVSEFQFSRPIRDSGASGDDIAGTSYERTIMRTTDPLPGILRWFPVKSSETIMISPIEMAIETVDAKNRAIRELVLEHQNDPRIPVHSLSAVIKGVVDAAINGGLPIYEEAFLTPGYLERHPGDDHLVARLKDLIASQIPLLEVALLLHKMKTPAILLPFHDQLEKCFATIQANVEAKYGKRVTDIKIDRDAEVTLRRHISATQPQISMDSSRLSETSIGSSDSGISKNQNSRPTTTSSGGFKNTIANLANFNTVNLASDFFEFDRISLSSFTANGSGGKLISNLSTKIGTKLRQSLLVLSGDL